In Streptomyces chartreusis NRRL 3882, the following are encoded in one genomic region:
- a CDS encoding 1-aminocyclopropane-1-carboxylate deaminase/D-cysteine desulfhydrase, producing MTSPDVPGLAALHPRLPSPVQEVVDSRFERHGVRLVLKRDDLIHPELIGNKWRKLAPNLTAAAGRTVVTFGGAYSNHLRATAAAGRLLGIPTIGVVRGEELAGRPLNPSLTRCAADGMRLHFVDRAAYRRKSEPRTLAAILRAVDAAEAYVVPEGGSNAQAVRGCRALGAELHDQGDVVAVACGTGGTLAGLAAGLAPGQRALGVPVLKGGFLTTDVASLQQQAFGGPRGTWSLDDRFHFGGYARVPDELDAFAADFEQRHGLPVERLYVAKLLYGLVALAGEGAFPRGTTVTAVITGRPFP from the coding sequence GTGACCAGCCCCGACGTCCCCGGACTCGCCGCACTGCACCCCCGGCTGCCCTCGCCGGTGCAGGAGGTCGTGGACAGCCGGTTCGAGCGTCACGGCGTCCGGCTGGTGCTGAAGCGGGACGACCTGATCCACCCGGAGCTGATCGGCAACAAGTGGCGCAAGCTGGCGCCGAATCTCACGGCCGCGGCCGGCCGTACCGTCGTCACCTTCGGGGGCGCCTACTCCAACCACCTGCGTGCCACGGCCGCGGCCGGCCGGCTGCTCGGCATCCCCACGATCGGAGTCGTACGCGGCGAGGAGCTGGCCGGCCGGCCCCTCAACCCCTCGCTGACCCGCTGTGCGGCCGACGGCATGCGGCTGCACTTCGTCGACAGGGCTGCGTACCGCCGCAAGTCCGAGCCGCGGACCCTGGCCGCGATCCTGCGCGCGGTGGACGCCGCGGAGGCGTACGTCGTCCCCGAGGGCGGCAGCAACGCACAGGCGGTACGGGGCTGCCGGGCACTCGGCGCCGAGCTGCACGACCAGGGCGATGTCGTCGCCGTGGCCTGCGGCACCGGTGGCACGCTGGCAGGGCTGGCGGCGGGACTCGCCCCCGGACAGCGTGCCCTCGGTGTCCCGGTCCTCAAGGGCGGCTTCCTGACCACCGACGTCGCCTCCTTGCAGCAGCAGGCCTTCGGCGGCCCGCGCGGCACCTGGAGCCTCGACGACCGCTTCCACTTCGGCGGCTATGCGCGCGTGCCCGACGAGCTCGACGCCTTCGCCGCGGACTTCGAGCAGCGTCATGGACTACCCGTCGAACGCCTCTATGTCGCGAAACTGCTGTACGGACTCGTCGCCCTGGCCGGCGAAGGCGCCTTCCCGCG
- a CDS encoding DUF6010 family protein: MQYVAPIGIGILYALLMSLVREPHRRRLNAVMVGGAGAAYLSGGGTGGWEFLFTALLTYVAFRGLESWTWIGIGWLLHTAWDIVHHIKGNPIIPFAHTSSLGCAICDPVIALWCLRGGPSLIGLVRDRRRSGRPQPGPDPREGVSPGSPSLTPGGQ; encoded by the coding sequence ATGCAGTACGTCGCGCCGATCGGCATCGGCATCCTCTACGCCCTGTTGATGTCCCTCGTCCGCGAGCCGCACCGGCGGCGCCTGAACGCGGTCATGGTCGGCGGCGCGGGAGCGGCGTACCTCAGCGGCGGCGGCACGGGCGGCTGGGAGTTCCTCTTCACCGCGCTGCTCACCTACGTCGCGTTCCGCGGTCTGGAGTCGTGGACGTGGATCGGCATCGGCTGGCTGCTGCACACGGCGTGGGACATCGTCCACCACATCAAGGGCAATCCGATCATCCCCTTCGCCCACACCTCCTCTCTGGGCTGCGCCATCTGCGACCCGGTGATCGCCCTCTGGTGCCTTCGGGGCGGCCCCTCACTCATCGGCCTCGTACGCGACCGCCGCCGGTCCGGGCGGCCGCAGCCCGGGCCGGATCCGCGGGAAGGCGTCAGCCCCGGGTCCCCCTCCCTCACTCCCGGGGGACAATGA